Within Bifidobacterium dentium JCM 1195 = DSM 20436, the genomic segment TCCTCACCGCCTTCAAGAACGACGATCCGAACGGCAACGGCGAAGCCGACGAAATCCCGATGCTGATCAACCAGCTCGGCACCGCCGGATTCAACTGGTGGGATCCGTTCCTGCTGCTCAACGGTACCGGCCTGAACACCCAGATGATCGCCAACGGCAATCAGGGCATCTACATCAAGGACGGCAAGATCGGCAACTTCATGATCACCGACAACTTCCGTCAGGTCATCGAATACTACCACTCCCTGATCGAGCAGGGCCTCATGCCGAAGGACATCCTGACCCGTGACAGCTCCCAGAACAGCGCCGACATCTCCAACGACGGCAAGACCGCAAAGGTCGGCCTGATCTTCGGCTGGAACACCGGCAACTTCGGCGACCTGAAGGACCAGTACGAGTCCATCGAGGTGCCGGCCGCCCCGGGCGTCTCCTATGAGGAGACCACCTGGGAACCGCAGTTCGAAGATATCTACAACGGTGCCTGCGTCAAGGCCGGCCTGGATGACGAACACAAGGCGGCCGCTCTGAAGATCATCAACAAGTGGATTGAGCCGGATACCTCCATGGAGTCCTATTACGGCGATCTCGACAAGTACATCTCCAACGAGGGCGACGGCAAGTACAAGGTCATCGAATTCCAGAAGGATCTGTCCACCTACGGTCTGGCAGACCGTGGCCTGACCTACGTGTCCGATGACATGTCCGTCGAAGGCGACGAGGACAAGGTTCTCGCCGAGAAGGACGGCAAGACCTACGAGACCCAGCAGTCCCATATCGGCGACAAGGACCTCATCCCGGCCTACGTCCGCCTGTCCGCTGAAGACAACACCACTGTGTCCAACAACAACTCCAACATCTTCAACTACGCCATGCCGTTGATCTCCACCTGGATTCAGGATGGCGGCCTGACCGACGCGAAGTGGAACGAGTACGTTGACACCATGAAGCAGCAGGGCGTCGATGAGAACGTCAAGCTCTGGCAGAAGTGGTACGACAAGACCATGGCCGAAGAGTAAGCCAGGTTCCCTACCGACATTCCCACATAACCGAACCAGCCCTCCCTCGCGGTGAGCATCAATCCGCAAACCGGCGGGGGAGGGCCATACATTGTTCACGTTTCGTATCTTCAAACTTCATTTCCGGCGATTGTCCGGACAACCCAAGAGAGGGATGGATATGGCTGTTTCGCAAATCGCAGCATCCGCGTCGAACGCAGACGTCCCGGACAACGACTACATCGCCAAGCACAAGCCCCTGCCGATCCGCATCGGTACTCATCTTCGTCGCTACTGGCAGCTGTGGCTCATGGCCCTGCCGGCAATGGTATTCGTGTTCATCTTCGCCTACATTCCAATGTATGGCATCCAGCTGGCCTTCCGCGAGTTCGTTCCGCGCAAAGGCCTGACCGGCGGCACCTTCGTCGGCCTGAAATATTTCAACAAGTTCTTCCAGTCCCCGCAGTTCGCCAACCTGATGCGCAACACCATCAGCATCAGCCTGTGGACCCTCGTGATGGGTTTCATCTGCCCGATCATCCTGGCCCTGCTCATCAACCAGCTCGGTTCCAAGAAGATCAAGGGCTTCGTGCAGACCATCACCTACATGCCGCACTTCATCTCCACCGTGGTCATCGTCTCGATGATCAGCATCTTCCTGAACCCGACTTCCGGCTTCATCGGCCGCTTCCTCAACGAGGACGGCAAGAGCATCCTGGGTGATCCGAATCTGTTCACTCCGATTTACTGGATCACCGAAGTCTGGCAGCATTGCGGCTGGAATTCCATCATTTACCTGGCCGCACTGGCCGGCGTCGACACCGCTCTGTATGAGGCCGCCAAGATGGATGGCGCGAGTCGTCTGCAGCTCATCCGCTACGTCGACATCCCGGCCATCCTGCCTACCTGCGGCGTGCTGCTCATCCTCAACATGGGCTCCGTACTGAACGTCGGCTTCGAAAAGGTCTTCCTGATGCAGAACTCGCTGAATCTGAGCTCCTCCGAAGTCATCTCGACCTTCGTGTACAAGATGGGCTTCGTCAGTAACCAGTACAGCTATTCGACGGCAATCGGCCTGTTCAACACGTTGATCAACTTCGTGTTCCTCGTCATGGCCAACGCGATTTCCAAGCGCGTGTCCGATACCAGCATCTTCTAACGGTCGGTACAAGGAAAGGACATTCAAATGAGCAATTCCGTTGCACCCGCCATCAAGACGGCGAATAATGAGATTCCGTGGAATCCGAAGGTACGCCAGAAAAAGCAGCCGTCCGATTACGTGGTCGACTTCCTGATCGGCCTGTTGGTGGTGGCGGTCGTCGTGGTGGTCCTGTACCCGCTGTGGTTCATCGTGATCGCCAGCTTCTCCAACTCCGCTCTGGTGTCCCAGGGCGCGGTGACCCTCTACCCCAAGGACATCAACTTCTCCGGCTACACCAAGATTCTCGAGGACTCCCGAATCTGGACCGGCTACAAAAACACCATCATCTACTCCGTGATCGGAACCGCGGTCAACATGCTGGTCACCCTGCCGGTGGCGTTCTCCCTGTCCCGCCGCGAGTTCAAGGCCCGCCGCGTCATCCTGTTCCTGTTCACCTTCACCATGTTCTTCGCCGGTGGTCTGATTCCGAGCTACCTGCTCTTCAAGGACTTGGGCATCCTCAACTCCATGTGGGTGTTCATCCTGCCGGGTGCCGTGAACGTATTCAACGTGATCATTGCACGTTCGTTCTTCGAGACCTCCATCCCGGAGGAACTGCATGACGCGGCCCAGGTGGACGGTCTTGGTTACTTCCGCTACTTCATGAAGATCGTGCTGCCGCTGAGCTCGGCCATCA encodes:
- a CDS encoding extracellular solute-binding protein; protein product: MKIKKSTKALAAAASLAMLSTVGLSACGGSDSGETDSNGKPIIRVALIKRSTQIEAKEMKLQKDLEAACDCTIKWDEILDTQWSQQASTVLASGDVADITVWGYNSSNFAQYDYWEDLSDDLDQMPNVQAYFKEVPNAKKFGSDIDGHVWQVPSDYGNASGVKWSSGQNLMINKSWLEKLGLEVPKTWDDLTKVLTAFKNDDPNGNGEADEIPMLINQLGTAGFNWWDPFLLLNGTGLNTQMIANGNQGIYIKDGKIGNFMITDNFRQVIEYYHSLIEQGLMPKDILTRDSSQNSADISNDGKTAKVGLIFGWNTGNFGDLKDQYESIEVPAAPGVSYEETTWEPQFEDIYNGACVKAGLDDEHKAAALKIINKWIEPDTSMESYYGDLDKYISNEGDGKYKVIEFQKDLSTYGLADRGLTYVSDDMSVEGDEDKVLAEKDGKTYETQQSHIGDKDLIPAYVRLSAEDNTTVSNNNSNIFNYAMPLISTWIQDGGLTDAKWNEYVDTMKQQGVDENVKLWQKWYDKTMAEE
- a CDS encoding ABC transporter permease, which gives rise to MDMAVSQIAASASNADVPDNDYIAKHKPLPIRIGTHLRRYWQLWLMALPAMVFVFIFAYIPMYGIQLAFREFVPRKGLTGGTFVGLKYFNKFFQSPQFANLMRNTISISLWTLVMGFICPIILALLINQLGSKKIKGFVQTITYMPHFISTVVIVSMISIFLNPTSGFIGRFLNEDGKSILGDPNLFTPIYWITEVWQHCGWNSIIYLAALAGVDTALYEAAKMDGASRLQLIRYVDIPAILPTCGVLLILNMGSVLNVGFEKVFLMQNSLNLSSSEVISTFVYKMGFVSNQYSYSTAIGLFNTLINFVFLVMANAISKRVSDTSIF
- a CDS encoding carbohydrate ABC transporter permease, with the protein product MSNSVAPAIKTANNEIPWNPKVRQKKQPSDYVVDFLIGLLVVAVVVVVLYPLWFIVIASFSNSALVSQGAVTLYPKDINFSGYTKILEDSRIWTGYKNTIIYSVIGTAVNMLVTLPVAFSLSRREFKARRVILFLFTFTMFFAGGLIPSYLLFKDLGILNSMWVFILPGAVNVFNVIIARSFFETSIPEELHDAAQVDGLGYFRYFMKIVLPLSSAIIAVIALYYFVGHWNDFFTGLIYIRNQEKQPLQNVLQNILLANQMTTSGGGSDGRSMLERQQAADQIKYGIIIVSTLPLLVVYPFLQKYFNKGVMIGAVKG